A window from Chroicocephalus ridibundus chromosome 11, bChrRid1.1, whole genome shotgun sequence encodes these proteins:
- the SQSTM1 gene encoding sequestosome-1 isoform X3 codes for MAALTVKAYLLGKEEATREIRRFSLPPPARYQAIHDRVAELFQGLLRAGPPPAFRMHYKDEDGDLIAFSTDEELELAMPYVQDGVFRVYIKEKKECRRDHRSQCSQEPPRDMVHPNVICDGCEGPVVGARFKCTVCPDYDLCSACEGKGIHKEHNMVMFQSPLLNPFEWLPRGRWLRKMRHGVPPFPWMHCWGYPGPAAPCQNSEQAQAGTAASSPPTAEGIDVDIDVEHGGQRSKVTPASSNQEQKSAESSSGTVNQDAQTKQDWNKTDSGTDVNVVAEQIQDMVIDPVPTQMEDSSFQSQEHSESSSSSGGDEDWTHLSSKEVDPSTGELQSLQMPETEGPSSLDASQDPPQAGPTGLREAALYPHLPPEADPRLIESLSQMLSMGFSDEGGWLTRLLQTKNCDIGAALDAIQYSKQPPHL; via the exons ATGGCGGCGCTGACGGTGAAAGCCTACCTGCTGGGCAAGGAGGAGGCGACCCGCGAGATCCGCCGCTTCtccctgccgccgcccgcccgctacCAGGCCATCCACGACCGCGTCGCCGAGCTCTTCCAGGGGCTGctgcgggccgggccgccgcccgCCTTCCGCATGCACTACAAAG ATGAAGACGGGGACCTGATCGCGTTTTCCACCGAcgaggagctggagctggcgATGCCCTACGTGCAGGACGGTGTCTTTCGCGTTTACATCAAAG AGAAAAAGGAATGCCGGCGGGACCATCGCTCGCAGTGCAGCCAGGAGCCCCCCCGCGACATGGTGCACCCCAACGTCATCTGCGATGGCTGCGAAGGACCGGTGGTGGGTGCCAGGTTCAAGTGCACTGTCTGCCCAGACTACGACCTGTGCAGCGCCTGTGAGGGGAAAGGCATCCACAAGGAGCACAACATGGTGATGTTTCAAAGTCCGCTGCTAAATCCATTTGAG TGGCTTCCCCGAGGACGCTGGCTCCGTAAAATGCGGCATGGTGTTCCACCCTTCCCATGGATGCACTGCTGGGGATATCCTGGCCCTGCGGCTCCATGCCAAAACTCCGAACAAGCCCAGGCCGGCACTGCAGCCTCCAGTCCACCCACTGCAGAAG GTATTGATGTTGATATTGATGTGGAACATGGAGGACAGAGAAGCAAAGTGACTCCTGCTTCTTCCAATCAAGAGCAGAAGAGTGCTGAGTCAAGCAGCGGTACGGTTAACCAGGACGCTCAGACCAAACAAGACTGGAATAAAACAGATTCTGGTACAGATGTAAATGTTGTTGCGGAGCAGATACAAGACATGGTGATAGATCCTGTGCCCACACAAATGGAAGACAGCAGCTTCCAGTCACAG gAACACAGCGAGTCCAGCAGTTCATCAGGGGGTGATGAGGACTGGACCCACTTATCTTCCAAAGAAGTGGATCCTTCCACAGGTGAATTGCAGTCTCTGCAAATGCCAGAGACAGAGGGTCCCAGCTCCCTGGATGCATCTCAGGATCCTCCCCAAGCAGGACCTACAGGACTGCGAGAAGCTGCACTCTACCCACATCTCCCACCAG AAGCAGACCCTCGCCTCATTGAATCTCTGTCCCAGATGCTCTCCATGGGCTTCTCCGATGAGGGTGGATGGCTCACTCGACTCCTGCAGACCAAGAACTGCGACATTGGGGCAGCACTAGATGCCATCCAGTATTCCAAGCAGCCACCTCACTTGTAG
- the SQSTM1 gene encoding sequestosome-1 isoform X1, translating to MAALTVKAYLLGKEEATREIRRFSLPPPARYQAIHDRVAELFQGLLRAGPPPAFRMHYKDEDGDLIAFSTDEELELAMPYVQDGVFRVYIKEKKECRRDHRSQCSQEPPRDMVHPNVICDGCEGPVVGARFKCTVCPDYDLCSACEGKGIHKEHNMVMFQSPLLNPFEWLPRGRWLRKMRHGVPPFPWMHCWGYPGPAAPCQNSEQAQAGTAASSPPTAEEASTNSQPQDPNVTFLKNVGESVAAFLSPLGIDVDIDVEHGGQRSKVTPASSNQEQKSAESSSGTVNQDAQTKQDWNKTDSGTDVNVVAEQIQDMVIDPVPTQMEDSSFQSQEHSESSSSSGGDEDWTHLSSKEVDPSTGELQSLQMPETEGPSSLDASQDPPQAGPTGLREAALYPHLPPEADPRLIESLSQMLSMGFSDEGGWLTRLLQTKNCDIGAALDAIQYSKQPPHL from the exons ATGGCGGCGCTGACGGTGAAAGCCTACCTGCTGGGCAAGGAGGAGGCGACCCGCGAGATCCGCCGCTTCtccctgccgccgcccgcccgctacCAGGCCATCCACGACCGCGTCGCCGAGCTCTTCCAGGGGCTGctgcgggccgggccgccgcccgCCTTCCGCATGCACTACAAAG ATGAAGACGGGGACCTGATCGCGTTTTCCACCGAcgaggagctggagctggcgATGCCCTACGTGCAGGACGGTGTCTTTCGCGTTTACATCAAAG AGAAAAAGGAATGCCGGCGGGACCATCGCTCGCAGTGCAGCCAGGAGCCCCCCCGCGACATGGTGCACCCCAACGTCATCTGCGATGGCTGCGAAGGACCGGTGGTGGGTGCCAGGTTCAAGTGCACTGTCTGCCCAGACTACGACCTGTGCAGCGCCTGTGAGGGGAAAGGCATCCACAAGGAGCACAACATGGTGATGTTTCAAAGTCCGCTGCTAAATCCATTTGAG TGGCTTCCCCGAGGACGCTGGCTCCGTAAAATGCGGCATGGTGTTCCACCCTTCCCATGGATGCACTGCTGGGGATATCCTGGCCCTGCGGCTCCATGCCAAAACTCCGAACAAGCCCAGGCCGGCACTGCAGCCTCCAGTCCACCCACTGCAGAAG AAGCTTCTACTAACAGCCAGCCTCAGGACCCCAATGTCACCTTCTTAAAGAATGTTGGTGAGAGTGTTGCAGCTTTTCTGAGCCCCCTGG GTATTGATGTTGATATTGATGTGGAACATGGAGGACAGAGAAGCAAAGTGACTCCTGCTTCTTCCAATCAAGAGCAGAAGAGTGCTGAGTCAAGCAGCGGTACGGTTAACCAGGACGCTCAGACCAAACAAGACTGGAATAAAACAGATTCTGGTACAGATGTAAATGTTGTTGCGGAGCAGATACAAGACATGGTGATAGATCCTGTGCCCACACAAATGGAAGACAGCAGCTTCCAGTCACAG gAACACAGCGAGTCCAGCAGTTCATCAGGGGGTGATGAGGACTGGACCCACTTATCTTCCAAAGAAGTGGATCCTTCCACAGGTGAATTGCAGTCTCTGCAAATGCCAGAGACAGAGGGTCCCAGCTCCCTGGATGCATCTCAGGATCCTCCCCAAGCAGGACCTACAGGACTGCGAGAAGCTGCACTCTACCCACATCTCCCACCAG AAGCAGACCCTCGCCTCATTGAATCTCTGTCCCAGATGCTCTCCATGGGCTTCTCCGATGAGGGTGGATGGCTCACTCGACTCCTGCAGACCAAGAACTGCGACATTGGGGCAGCACTAGATGCCATCCAGTATTCCAAGCAGCCACCTCACTTGTAG
- the MRNIP gene encoding MRN complex-interacting protein isoform X2: MARAGGGMAAPFWALRCCRCRLFQVQQVGAGRAGPGSGLRAGTDPLCALLGQAEREVELQRVRPAAGGAEGLWPRVRPRLSAPRPEIKLAAGCVEESVNDSKNVAAQREDSSLQQEGRAEVSRWSKYLDKDSEGQEDGEDEAGMERQQFCSRRKNTVEEQRKQQNFLSSDVQDYAEENGAFQLAYGAKKRKKCVVAVADQDDGDAVSGDSMVPAVCESVAPEENTQTPTACTKPSKWEEFLSCSDSCSKNAARVTLSPQEGSGRLELHSTTAADDGVASRCLEQAGRALPPGTGFEFKKHVANTERLALKLLGTSSSCSVEDDVLFGEPQSQLIRAGSGVSGPTAGRCCLESMRRANALVNCNTGPNPSSVSCEHLFCTGEEFDDDL; this comes from the exons ATGGCGAGGGCGGGTGGCGGGATGGCGGCGCCGTTCTGGGCGCtgcgctgctgccgctgccgcctctTCCAGGTGCAGCAGGTgggtgcgggccgggccgggccggggagcgggcTGCGGGCCGGCACTGACCCCCTCTGCGCCCTCCTAGGCCAAGCGGAGCGGGAAGTGGAGCTGCAGCGTGTGCGGCCAGCAGCAGGCGGTGCAGAAG GTTTATGGCCAAGGGTCAGGCCCAGACTGTCGGCACCACGTCCAGAAATTAAACTTGCTGCAGG GTGCGTAGAAGAATCTGTAAATGACAGTAAAAATGTAGCAGCCCAACGTGAAGACAGTTCGCTCCAGCAG GAGGGAAGGGCAGAAGTCAGCCGCTGGAGTAAATATCTGGACAAGGACAGTGAAGGTCAGGAAGATGGGGAGGATGAGGCAGGTATGGAAAGGCAACAGTTCTGTTCCCGGAGGAAGAACACTGTGGAAGAACAAAG GAAACAGCAGAACTTTCTCTCCAGTGATGTTCAAGACTACGCAGAGGAAAACGGAGCTTTCCAGCTTGCCTACGGAGCCAAAAAG CGCAAGAAATGTGTAGTAGCAGTGGCTGATCAAGATGACGGtgatgctgtttctggagacagtatGGTTCCTGCTGTCTGTGAGTCTGTAGCGCCTGAGGAGAATACACAAACCCCAACTGCTTGTACCAAACCCTCCAAGTGGGAAGAATTTCTCTCATGTTCTGACAGCTGTAGCAAAAATGCTGCCAGGGTCACCTTGTCACCACAGGAGGGCAGTGGAAGGTTGGAGCTACACAGCACCACCGCAGCAGATGACGGTGTGGCCAGTAGATGCTTAGAACAGGCTGGAAGAGCTCTACCTCCAGGTACaggttttgaatttaaaaagcatGTTGCTAACACTGAACGGCTTGCCTTAAAGCTGCTTGGCACCAGCAGCAGTTGCTCAGTTGAGGATGACGTGCTGTTCGGAGAACCTCAAAGCCAACTGATAAGGGCAGGATCTGGTGTCTCAGGGCCCACTGCAGGAAGGTGCTGTTTGGAGAGCATGAGGAGGGCAAACGCCCTTGTTAACTGTAACACCGGGCCAAACCCTAGCAGTGTTTCTTGTGAGCACCTCTTCTGCACAGGTGAGGAGTTTGATGATGATCTCTGA
- the MRNIP gene encoding MRN complex-interacting protein isoform X3, whose amino-acid sequence MARAGGGMAAPFWALRCCRCRLFQVQQAKRSGKWSCSVCGQQQAVQKVYGQGSGPDCRHHVQKLNLLQGEAEEAIGWTSRCVEESVNDSKNVAAQREDSSLQQEGRAEVSRWSKYLDKDSEGQEDGEDEAGMERQQFCSRRKNTVEEQRKQQNFLSSDVQDYAEENGAFQLAYGAKKVKTFERKKCVVAVADQDDGDAVSGDSMVPAVCESVAPEENTQTPTACTKPSKWEEFLSCSDSCSKNAARVTLSPQEGSGRLELHSTTAADDGVASRCLEQAGRALPPGTGFEFKKHVANTERLALKLLGTSSSCSVEDDVLFGEPQSQLIRAGSGVSGPTAGRCCLESMRRANALVNCNTGPNPSSVSCEHLFCTGEEFDDDL is encoded by the exons ATGGCGAGGGCGGGTGGCGGGATGGCGGCGCCGTTCTGGGCGCtgcgctgctgccgctgccgcctctTCCAGGTGCAGCAG GCCAAGCGGAGCGGGAAGTGGAGCTGCAGCGTGTGCGGCCAGCAGCAGGCGGTGCAGAAG GTTTATGGCCAAGGGTCAGGCCCAGACTGTCGGCACCACGTCCAGAAATTAAACTTGCTGCAGGGTGAGGCGGAGGAAGCAATTGGTTGGACATCTCG GTGCGTAGAAGAATCTGTAAATGACAGTAAAAATGTAGCAGCCCAACGTGAAGACAGTTCGCTCCAGCAG GAGGGAAGGGCAGAAGTCAGCCGCTGGAGTAAATATCTGGACAAGGACAGTGAAGGTCAGGAAGATGGGGAGGATGAGGCAGGTATGGAAAGGCAACAGTTCTGTTCCCGGAGGAAGAACACTGTGGAAGAACAAAG GAAACAGCAGAACTTTCTCTCCAGTGATGTTCAAGACTACGCAGAGGAAAACGGAGCTTTCCAGCTTGCCTACGGAGCCAAAAAGGTTAAAACCTTTGAG CGCAAGAAATGTGTAGTAGCAGTGGCTGATCAAGATGACGGtgatgctgtttctggagacagtatGGTTCCTGCTGTCTGTGAGTCTGTAGCGCCTGAGGAGAATACACAAACCCCAACTGCTTGTACCAAACCCTCCAAGTGGGAAGAATTTCTCTCATGTTCTGACAGCTGTAGCAAAAATGCTGCCAGGGTCACCTTGTCACCACAGGAGGGCAGTGGAAGGTTGGAGCTACACAGCACCACCGCAGCAGATGACGGTGTGGCCAGTAGATGCTTAGAACAGGCTGGAAGAGCTCTACCTCCAGGTACaggttttgaatttaaaaagcatGTTGCTAACACTGAACGGCTTGCCTTAAAGCTGCTTGGCACCAGCAGCAGTTGCTCAGTTGAGGATGACGTGCTGTTCGGAGAACCTCAAAGCCAACTGATAAGGGCAGGATCTGGTGTCTCAGGGCCCACTGCAGGAAGGTGCTGTTTGGAGAGCATGAGGAGGGCAAACGCCCTTGTTAACTGTAACACCGGGCCAAACCCTAGCAGTGTTTCTTGTGAGCACCTCTTCTGCACAGGTGAGGAGTTTGATGATGATCTCTGA
- the MRNIP gene encoding MRN complex-interacting protein isoform X1, with protein MARAGGGMAAPFWALRCCRCRLFQVQQVGAGRAGPGSGLRAGTDPLCALLGQAEREVELQRVRPAAGGAEGLWPRVRPRLSAPRPEIKLAAGCVEESVNDSKNVAAQREDSSLQQEGRAEVSRWSKYLDKDSEGQEDGEDEAGMERQQFCSRRKNTVEEQRKQQNFLSSDVQDYAEENGAFQLAYGAKKVKTFERKKCVVAVADQDDGDAVSGDSMVPAVCESVAPEENTQTPTACTKPSKWEEFLSCSDSCSKNAARVTLSPQEGSGRLELHSTTAADDGVASRCLEQAGRALPPGTGFEFKKHVANTERLALKLLGTSSSCSVEDDVLFGEPQSQLIRAGSGVSGPTAGRCCLESMRRANALVNCNTGPNPSSVSCEHLFCTGEEFDDDL; from the exons ATGGCGAGGGCGGGTGGCGGGATGGCGGCGCCGTTCTGGGCGCtgcgctgctgccgctgccgcctctTCCAGGTGCAGCAGGTgggtgcgggccgggccgggccggggagcgggcTGCGGGCCGGCACTGACCCCCTCTGCGCCCTCCTAGGCCAAGCGGAGCGGGAAGTGGAGCTGCAGCGTGTGCGGCCAGCAGCAGGCGGTGCAGAAG GTTTATGGCCAAGGGTCAGGCCCAGACTGTCGGCACCACGTCCAGAAATTAAACTTGCTGCAGG GTGCGTAGAAGAATCTGTAAATGACAGTAAAAATGTAGCAGCCCAACGTGAAGACAGTTCGCTCCAGCAG GAGGGAAGGGCAGAAGTCAGCCGCTGGAGTAAATATCTGGACAAGGACAGTGAAGGTCAGGAAGATGGGGAGGATGAGGCAGGTATGGAAAGGCAACAGTTCTGTTCCCGGAGGAAGAACACTGTGGAAGAACAAAG GAAACAGCAGAACTTTCTCTCCAGTGATGTTCAAGACTACGCAGAGGAAAACGGAGCTTTCCAGCTTGCCTACGGAGCCAAAAAGGTTAAAACCTTTGAG CGCAAGAAATGTGTAGTAGCAGTGGCTGATCAAGATGACGGtgatgctgtttctggagacagtatGGTTCCTGCTGTCTGTGAGTCTGTAGCGCCTGAGGAGAATACACAAACCCCAACTGCTTGTACCAAACCCTCCAAGTGGGAAGAATTTCTCTCATGTTCTGACAGCTGTAGCAAAAATGCTGCCAGGGTCACCTTGTCACCACAGGAGGGCAGTGGAAGGTTGGAGCTACACAGCACCACCGCAGCAGATGACGGTGTGGCCAGTAGATGCTTAGAACAGGCTGGAAGAGCTCTACCTCCAGGTACaggttttgaatttaaaaagcatGTTGCTAACACTGAACGGCTTGCCTTAAAGCTGCTTGGCACCAGCAGCAGTTGCTCAGTTGAGGATGACGTGCTGTTCGGAGAACCTCAAAGCCAACTGATAAGGGCAGGATCTGGTGTCTCAGGGCCCACTGCAGGAAGGTGCTGTTTGGAGAGCATGAGGAGGGCAAACGCCCTTGTTAACTGTAACACCGGGCCAAACCCTAGCAGTGTTTCTTGTGAGCACCTCTTCTGCACAGGTGAGGAGTTTGATGATGATCTCTGA
- the MRNIP gene encoding MRN complex-interacting protein isoform X4 has translation MARAGGGMAAPFWALRCCRCRLFQVQQAKRSGKWSCSVCGQQQAVQKVYGQGSGPDCRHHVQKLNLLQGEAEEAIGWTSRCVEESVNDSKNVAAQREDSSLQQEGRAEVSRWSKYLDKDSEGQEDGEDEAGMERQQFCSRRKNTVEEQRKQQNFLSSDVQDYAEENGAFQLAYGAKKRKKCVVAVADQDDGDAVSGDSMVPAVCESVAPEENTQTPTACTKPSKWEEFLSCSDSCSKNAARVTLSPQEGSGRLELHSTTAADDGVASRCLEQAGRALPPGTGFEFKKHVANTERLALKLLGTSSSCSVEDDVLFGEPQSQLIRAGSGVSGPTAGRCCLESMRRANALVNCNTGPNPSSVSCEHLFCTGEEFDDDL, from the exons ATGGCGAGGGCGGGTGGCGGGATGGCGGCGCCGTTCTGGGCGCtgcgctgctgccgctgccgcctctTCCAGGTGCAGCAG GCCAAGCGGAGCGGGAAGTGGAGCTGCAGCGTGTGCGGCCAGCAGCAGGCGGTGCAGAAG GTTTATGGCCAAGGGTCAGGCCCAGACTGTCGGCACCACGTCCAGAAATTAAACTTGCTGCAGGGTGAGGCGGAGGAAGCAATTGGTTGGACATCTCG GTGCGTAGAAGAATCTGTAAATGACAGTAAAAATGTAGCAGCCCAACGTGAAGACAGTTCGCTCCAGCAG GAGGGAAGGGCAGAAGTCAGCCGCTGGAGTAAATATCTGGACAAGGACAGTGAAGGTCAGGAAGATGGGGAGGATGAGGCAGGTATGGAAAGGCAACAGTTCTGTTCCCGGAGGAAGAACACTGTGGAAGAACAAAG GAAACAGCAGAACTTTCTCTCCAGTGATGTTCAAGACTACGCAGAGGAAAACGGAGCTTTCCAGCTTGCCTACGGAGCCAAAAAG CGCAAGAAATGTGTAGTAGCAGTGGCTGATCAAGATGACGGtgatgctgtttctggagacagtatGGTTCCTGCTGTCTGTGAGTCTGTAGCGCCTGAGGAGAATACACAAACCCCAACTGCTTGTACCAAACCCTCCAAGTGGGAAGAATTTCTCTCATGTTCTGACAGCTGTAGCAAAAATGCTGCCAGGGTCACCTTGTCACCACAGGAGGGCAGTGGAAGGTTGGAGCTACACAGCACCACCGCAGCAGATGACGGTGTGGCCAGTAGATGCTTAGAACAGGCTGGAAGAGCTCTACCTCCAGGTACaggttttgaatttaaaaagcatGTTGCTAACACTGAACGGCTTGCCTTAAAGCTGCTTGGCACCAGCAGCAGTTGCTCAGTTGAGGATGACGTGCTGTTCGGAGAACCTCAAAGCCAACTGATAAGGGCAGGATCTGGTGTCTCAGGGCCCACTGCAGGAAGGTGCTGTTTGGAGAGCATGAGGAGGGCAAACGCCCTTGTTAACTGTAACACCGGGCCAAACCCTAGCAGTGTTTCTTGTGAGCACCTCTTCTGCACAGGTGAGGAGTTTGATGATGATCTCTGA
- the SQSTM1 gene encoding sequestosome-1 isoform X2, with protein MAALTVKAYLLGKEEATREIRRFSLPPPARYQAIHDRVAELFQGLLRAGPPPAFRMHYKDEDGDLIAFSTDEELELAMPYVQDGVFRVYIKEKKECRRDHRSQCSQEPPRDMVHPNVICDGCEGPVVGARFKCTVCPDYDLCSACEGKGIHKEHNMVMFQSPLLNPFEWLPRGRWLRKMRHGVPPFPWMHCWGYPGPAAPCQNSEQAQAGTAASSPPTAEASTNSQPQDPNVTFLKNVGESVAAFLSPLGIDVDIDVEHGGQRSKVTPASSNQEQKSAESSSGTVNQDAQTKQDWNKTDSGTDVNVVAEQIQDMVIDPVPTQMEDSSFQSQEHSESSSSSGGDEDWTHLSSKEVDPSTGELQSLQMPETEGPSSLDASQDPPQAGPTGLREAALYPHLPPEADPRLIESLSQMLSMGFSDEGGWLTRLLQTKNCDIGAALDAIQYSKQPPHL; from the exons ATGGCGGCGCTGACGGTGAAAGCCTACCTGCTGGGCAAGGAGGAGGCGACCCGCGAGATCCGCCGCTTCtccctgccgccgcccgcccgctacCAGGCCATCCACGACCGCGTCGCCGAGCTCTTCCAGGGGCTGctgcgggccgggccgccgcccgCCTTCCGCATGCACTACAAAG ATGAAGACGGGGACCTGATCGCGTTTTCCACCGAcgaggagctggagctggcgATGCCCTACGTGCAGGACGGTGTCTTTCGCGTTTACATCAAAG AGAAAAAGGAATGCCGGCGGGACCATCGCTCGCAGTGCAGCCAGGAGCCCCCCCGCGACATGGTGCACCCCAACGTCATCTGCGATGGCTGCGAAGGACCGGTGGTGGGTGCCAGGTTCAAGTGCACTGTCTGCCCAGACTACGACCTGTGCAGCGCCTGTGAGGGGAAAGGCATCCACAAGGAGCACAACATGGTGATGTTTCAAAGTCCGCTGCTAAATCCATTTGAG TGGCTTCCCCGAGGACGCTGGCTCCGTAAAATGCGGCATGGTGTTCCACCCTTCCCATGGATGCACTGCTGGGGATATCCTGGCCCTGCGGCTCCATGCCAAAACTCCGAACAAGCCCAGGCCGGCACTGCAGCCTCCAGTCCACCCACTGCAGAAG CTTCTACTAACAGCCAGCCTCAGGACCCCAATGTCACCTTCTTAAAGAATGTTGGTGAGAGTGTTGCAGCTTTTCTGAGCCCCCTGG GTATTGATGTTGATATTGATGTGGAACATGGAGGACAGAGAAGCAAAGTGACTCCTGCTTCTTCCAATCAAGAGCAGAAGAGTGCTGAGTCAAGCAGCGGTACGGTTAACCAGGACGCTCAGACCAAACAAGACTGGAATAAAACAGATTCTGGTACAGATGTAAATGTTGTTGCGGAGCAGATACAAGACATGGTGATAGATCCTGTGCCCACACAAATGGAAGACAGCAGCTTCCAGTCACAG gAACACAGCGAGTCCAGCAGTTCATCAGGGGGTGATGAGGACTGGACCCACTTATCTTCCAAAGAAGTGGATCCTTCCACAGGTGAATTGCAGTCTCTGCAAATGCCAGAGACAGAGGGTCCCAGCTCCCTGGATGCATCTCAGGATCCTCCCCAAGCAGGACCTACAGGACTGCGAGAAGCTGCACTCTACCCACATCTCCCACCAG AAGCAGACCCTCGCCTCATTGAATCTCTGTCCCAGATGCTCTCCATGGGCTTCTCCGATGAGGGTGGATGGCTCACTCGACTCCTGCAGACCAAGAACTGCGACATTGGGGCAGCACTAGATGCCATCCAGTATTCCAAGCAGCCACCTCACTTGTAG